The sequence CGGGCGACACCGGTCCGTCATCGCCTGATTGCGCATTGCCATCGCCTGGTCAGGGGAGCACCCTGAAGCGCGTGCAACTGTGAGTCAGATTATTCTCTCGCCGATACTCACCTGTTAGGGTGATAACGGTTTGGTTGCATCGCAGCGCGTGCTTGGCATGCGCTCACCCCCGAAAGGATGACGATGGGGCGACACTACCGGGAAGAGGAGCCGGTGCCGCACCCTCACGACCGCACTTCGCACCCCCGCGGTGAGGCGTCCGGTTCACACCCGGTCGAGGGCCGCAGCGAGACTTCGGGCGCTTTCCGCACGCCGAAGCGCAGCTCCATTTCGGAGGCGTTCGGGATCGCGGGGCGGCCCACCGGTACGTCGCGGGCTCCCGGCCGCGGTGAAGCTTCCGGTTCGTACCCCGTGGTGGGACGTGGTGAGCGGTCCGGGTCGTACCCGGTCGCCGGGCGCGGTGAAGCTTCCGGCTCCTACCCCGTCGCGGGGCGCGGCGAGACTTCCGGCTCGTACCCCGCCGTGGGGCGCGGTGAAGCTTCTGGCTCCTATCCCGCCGCCGGGCGCGGTGAAGCTTCCGGCTCCTACCCCGCCGTGGGGCGTGGCGAGGCGAGTGGCGCGCATCCGGCCGCGGGTCGCGGCGAGCGGTCCGGTTCGTACCCCGTCGTCGGCCGCGGCGAAGCTTCCGGCTCGCACCCGGTCGCCGGGCGTGGCGAAGCCAGCGGTGCCTACCCGGCCGTGGGCGAGCGGCCCGGTTCGCAGCCCGCCACCGGCCGCGGCGACGCCTACCCCGCTGCCGGCCGCAACGCCCCGACCGGTTCGTACCCGGCCGCCGGCCTCGACGAGCCGTCCGGTTCCTATCCCGCCCGGCGCGGTGAAGCGTCCGGCAACTACCCCATCACCGCGCGGCGCGAACCGGCTTCCCGTCGCGGCGAAGCCCCCGCCGCGACCGAGACCAAGCCCGCCGGTCCCCGCGCCACCCGGCGCGGCCGGGCCCCGGCCGAGAGCGCTGCCGAACGGACCGAGGTCATCACCCGGCCCGACGAAGGCGACTACTCCTCCGCGTCGCAAACCGACTCGTCCCGCACCCTCACCCGCGGCATGACCACCCGCGCCAAACGGCGTGCCGAAAGCACCGAGACCAGCGAGAACACCGCTCCGCCGCGCCGCAGCGAAGGGACCGGCTCCCACCGGACCATCGGCAAGGGCGAGGCGACCGGCTCCCACCGCATCGTGGGGAAGAAGGCTCCGCGCCGCCGGATCGCGACCTGGCCGATCGCCTGCATGGTGCTCGCCGCCCTGATCGGGCTCGGCATCGTCGGGTGGAACTGGGCCGACAGCGAGCTCAACAACCGGGCCGAGGCGCAGGCCGCCAGCTGCTCGCAGGGCACCTCGCACATGCGGGTCGTCGTCACCCCGAGCGTGCAGAAGCCGCTCACCGCCGCCGCTGACCGCTGGAACAAGGCCGCCACGGTCGTCCACGGGCAGTGCGTGCACGTGATGATCGAGGCCAAGCCGTCTTCGCAGGTCCTCGACGCGCTGGTCGGCCGGGCCAACCTGGACTCCATCGGCGGGCTCCCGGCCGCTTGGCTGCCCGAGTCGTCGTACTGGGTGAGCGAGCTGACCACCAAGAAGCCCGAGATGATCGGGTCGCCCGCGCAGTCGGTGGCCAACGCCCGCTCCGCGGACTACCCGTTCATCGGCCTCTCCGGCCAGGGCGTCGACGACACCCTCCTGCGCGCCGCCCAGACCTTCCGCGAGTACCTCGAGCAGCCTGCCCAGCAGGCCGACTTCGCCGCCGCCGGGATCAAGTCCGCCTAGACGCGCGTGCCGTTGTCGAGCTCGGCCACCACGGCGAGGTCGTCGTCGGCCAGCTCGAAGTCGAAGATCCCGAACTGCTCGCGGGTCCGGGTGGTGGTGGCCGACGACGCCACCGCGACAGTGCCGGCCTGCAGGTGCCAGCGGAGCACGATCTGGGCCGGCGTCTTGCCGTACTTCGCGGCGAGCGCGGTGACCGTCTCGTCGGCCAGCAGCCCGGCGTTCGCGGCCGGGCTCGACGCGGCCGTCACGATGCCCCGCTCGGCGTGGAACTCGCGCAGCGGCAGCTGCTGCAGCCACGGGTGCAGCTCCACTTGGTTGACGGCGGGGACCGCTCCGGTCGCGTCGATCAGCCGGCGCAGCTCGGCGACGCCGAACCCGGCCACGCCCAGCGCCCGGACGCGGCCCTCGGCGCGCAAGCGGCTCAGCGCGCGCCAGGTGTCGGTGAAGGCGCCTTTCGTGCCGTCCAGCAGGCACAGGTCGGCCTGCTCCAGCTGCAGCGCGGCCAGTGCCTGGTCGGCGGCGCGGCGGGCGGTGTCGTAGCCCTGCGCGGGGACTTTGAAGCTGACGAACAGTTCTTGGCGGGGCACGTCCGCCGCGGCGAGGGCCGTGGCGACCGCCGCCTCGGTCCCGGGCGTGGTGTCGATGCCCCGGTAGCCGGTGTCGAGGGCGATGCGGACGGCCCGGCCGGTTTCGGCCGCGGACAGTCCCGCGACACCGAACAGCAGCTGGGGGATGCGGACTCCGTCGGACAGGGCGAGCGAAGGCGGGACGGCCATCAACCGGTGATCCTCACTTCGGATGCTGCGCGGGTGCTCCCCATCATCCCACCGACGCGGCCCGCTCGCGCAGATGTGCCGCCGTCGCCGGGTCGGCCGGGTAGAACGACTCGATCACCAGTTCCGCGACCGTGACGTCCAGCGGGGTACCGAAGGTGGCCACTGTGCTGAAGAACGTCAGGTCCGTGCCCTCGTGGCGGAACCTCAGCGGCACGAAGATGTCACCCGGTCCAGGGACCTCCACCTCGGGCACCGGCTGGTCGCACGGGTAGCCGCGCAGCTCCTCGAGGAGGTCGGCGAGCCCGGCGTCCGCGGTCTGGCCGACCTGGCGCCGCAGCCGGCCCAGCAGGTGCGCGCGCCACTCCCCCAGGTTCAGGATGTGCGGGGCCATGCCGTCCGGGTGCAGGGTCGCGCGCAGCACGTTGGTGGTCAGCTCGGGCGCGATCCCGGCGACGAAGAGCCCGATGCTGGCGTTGGCGTCGACGAGGTCCCAGTTCCGGTCGACGACGGCGGCCGGGTAAGGCTCGTGCCCGGCGAGCAGCTGCCGGACGGCCTGGCGCACGGCGTCCATCCCGGGATCCCCCAAGGCGTTCTCGGTGTAGGCGGGCGCATACCCGGCGGCGAGCAGCAGCCGGTTCCGCTCGCGCAGCGGCACCTCGAGGTGCTCGCCCAGGCGCAGCACCATGTCCCGGCTCGGCTTGGACCGGCCGGTCTCCACGAAGCTGAGGTGGCGGGTGGAGATGTCCGCCGAGATCGCGAGGTCGAGCTGGCTGATCCGGCGCCGGTCACGCCATTCCCGCAGCAGCTCACCCACCGGCCGCTGCCGCGCGGCCGCCTGCACCGTAGTCGTCACCCGACCGACGCTACGGCGATCACGGGACGGCTGCCATTACCTCGGGGGTAACGGCCCCGCATTACCTCCCGCGTAATCGACGCGCCGCCGCCGGGCCGCCAGAGTGGGTCTCAGCGCAGGACGACGAAAGCCGTTGTCCCCCAACGAAAGGATCCACCATGAGCGACGTTCGCGGGCTCGTCGAGCAGTACCTCGCCGTCTGGAACGAGACCGACGGGGACAAGCGCCGCGCCCTCATCGCCGACGTCTTCACCGAAGGCGCCCGCTACACCGATCCGCTCGGGGCCGTCGCCGGGCACGACGGGATCGACCAGTTCGTCGGCGGGGCACAGCAGCAGTTCGCCGGGCTCACCTTCAGCCTGCCCGCCGACCCGGACGCCCACCACGACCTCGCGCGGTTCCAGTGGTACCTGGGCACGCCCGGGGCCGAGCCGGTCGCCATCGGGTTCGACGTCGTCGAGCTCGAGGACGGGAAGATCGCCAAGGTGCACGGCTTCCTCGACAAGCTGCCGGGCTGACCGGAACGGCGTGCGGGCTCCCGGGCAGGGGAGCCCGCACGCGGCGCCGCTAACCCTTCAGCGCGCCCCGCCAGCGCACGGTCGGGCGCAGCTTCTCCGGGTTCACCCGGTGCTTGTTGGCGCCGACGATGTCGAACATCGACTCGATCAGCGTCTCCGACAGCAGGTGCGGCTCCAGCCCCAGCCCGACCAGCCCGGTGTGTTTCACGTTGTAGTAGTGCTCCAGTGCCTCGGTGCGAGGGTTCTCGAGGTGCTCGATCTGCACCGGACCGGGGAACCGGTCGGCGACGAGCTCGGCGATGGCGGCCACCGACAGGCTCTCCGTCATCTGGTTAAAGACGCGGAACTCCCCCGCCGCGGCCGGGTTCTCCACGGCGAGCCGGATGCACTCCACGGTGTCGCGGATGTCGATCAGGCCCCGGGTCTGCGCGCCCTTGCCGTACACGGTCAGCGGCTGGCCCAGCACGGCCTGGATGACGAACCGGTTCAGCACCGTCCCGAACACCGCGTCGTAGTCGAACCGGGTGGCCAGGCGCGCGTCCAACGCGGTCTGCGGCGTCTGCTGGCCGTACACGACGCCCTGGTTGAGGTCCGTGGCCCGCAGCCCCCAGGCGCGGCACGTGAATTCGATGTTGTGCGAATCGTGGACCTTCGTCAGGTGGTAGAACGAGCCCGGCCGTTTCGGGAACAGCACGCGGTCTTTGCGCCCGTTGTGCTCGAGGTCGAGCCAGCCTTCTTCGATGTCGATGTTCGGCGTGCCGTATTCGCCCATCGTGCCCAGCTTGACCAGGTGGATGGCGGGGTCGATCTCGGCGATCGCGTAGAGCAGGTTCAGCGTCCCGACGACATTGTTGTGCTGGGTGTACACCGCGTGTTCGCGGTCGATCATCGAATACGGCGCCGACCGCTGCTCCGCGTAGTGGACGATGGCGTCCGGGGCGAACTCGCGCACCGCGCCGAACAGGAAGTCCGCGTCCAGCAGGTCACCTTCGTAGCTGGTCAGCGCACGGCCGGAGACTTCGTGCCAGGCGGCGATCCGGTCTTTCAGCGATTCGATCGGGACCAGGCTTTCGACGCCGAGTTCGGCGTCGTAGCCACGCCGGACGAAATTGTCGAGGACGGCCACCTCGTGGCCTTTGTCCGATAAGTGCAGCGCGGTCGGCCAGCCCAGATATCCGTCACCGCCGAGAACCAGCACCCGCATTGTGCCGCCTTTCCTGCTCGTTCAAGAACCCGACGCTATCGATCAGGTGCTGATGAGCACCTGGCAAAGAGCTGTGAATCTCCTATGCGTGAGGGGGTCGGACGGCGGCGCGGCCGGCCCACGGGGAGGATGGGGACATGACGACCGTAACCAACGGCGTGCGGCCCCGCACAACGGACAAGACGCGCCGCCGCGGCTGGGCCCGGCTGGCCCGCGCCGCCGCGACGTCGGTCGCCGCCACGGTCCTCAGCCAGGTCGTCCTGCTCGCCGTCCTCGCCACCGGCGGTGCCGCCGCGCTCGCCGGCACACTGGCCTGGGCCGCCGGGGCGGTGCTGAACTTCCTGGTCACCCGCCGCTGGGTGTGGGGCCGCACCGGGCGGCCGCGCGTCCGCCGGGAACTGCTCCCCTACCTGGCCGTCATCGGTCTCGGCGGCCTCGCCTCGATCGGGCTGACCACGCTGGCCGGGTCGCTGCTGACCCCGCTCGCCCTGCCGCACTTCTGGTGGATCGTGCTGGTCGACGGCGCGTACGTGGCCAGTTACGCGGTGGTGTTCGCCGTGAAGTTCACCCTGCTCGACCGGCTCGTGTTCGGCCGCGGCGCAGCACGTACCCCCGCCACCACGTCCCGGTCATGACGCGCGCGTAGTTGGCGCCGTAGACCAGGCTGCCACCCTTCTTGCTCTTGCCCGCCTTGCGCAGCCGCATGCTCATCGGCAGCTCGAGCACGCGGGCGCCGCGCGCGGTGACACCGAGCATCAGCTCCGACGACTGGTACTGCGGTTCGTTGAGCGGCACCACGCAGGCCAGCTCGGCCCGCATCGCGCGGAACCCGAACGACGTGTCGGTGATCCGCCGCGCGGTCAGCACCGACGCCAGCACGGCGAACACCCGGACGCCGAGCCACCGGACGCGGCTGTCGGCCTCCTCGTGCCCGAGCCGCCGGGACCCGGTGACGAAGTCCGCGGTGCCCTCGACGACCGGGCTGACCAGCGCTTCCAGCTCGGAGTTGTCGTACTGCCCGTCGGCGTCGGTCGTCACGACGTACTCGGCGCCGCACTCCGCCGCCAGGTGGTAACCCAAGCGCAGCGCCGCGCCCTGGCCGCGGTTGCGCGGCGCCACGCACACGTACGCGCCGTGCGCCTCGGCGATCGCGGCCGTGTCGTCGGTCCCGCCGTCGACGACGACGAGGACGTCCACCGGCATCCCGAGGCACCGGTCCGGCATCTTCTCCAGGACCTCACCGACGCCGCCGGCCTCGTTGTACGCCGCGATGACGACGGTCAGCGGAGCGAGCTTCAGCTCGGGGTGGCGGTCCCGGAAGCCGGCCAGTGCCCCCGAATCGACGTCGTCGGGGAAGGCGGCGAGGCGTTTCCGGCTGGCCGAGGTCAGCGTCGTGAAGCCGAGTGCCCCGGCCACGGGGAACAGCACGAGCGCCGGGATCTGGTAGCGCCACGAGAACAGGAAGACCGCGGACGCGAAGAGCAGGACCAGGCCGCTCGACGCCGCCAGGAGCGCGCCCGCCTGTGCGCGGTCCAGCGGCTTCTTGCGCCGGAAGACCGTCAGCAGGCCGAGCAGCGCGCCGATCCCGAGCACGCCGCCGGAGACGTACCCGCCGCCCAGCTGGTAGTCACGCAGGATCTTCGCCAGTGGCTGGTCGACGCTCGCGACGACGCCGTCGTTCTGCCGCGTGACCAGGTCGATCAAGGACTGGTCGGCCCACTGCGGGTAGGACAGCTGGAACTGCCACCGGTCGAGCGGCACGTCGGTCGGGTCCTGCTCGCGGGACCAGGCGAAGCTCTTGGCGAAGTCGTCGAGGACCGCGGCGGCGACGTCGCCGGGCTGCTCCTTCAGGACGTCGATCGCGAACTCGTGGGCCAGCGCGGCCTTGTCGGCGCCCGGCGGGAGCGCGCCGGGCCAGTTCGGGTCGAGGTCGGCGTGCGTGTAGTTGTCCACGAGCCGGGTTTCGCGCGGCTCGGCCGGGCAGAACACCCGCAGTTCCGGCGAGAGGTGGAGGTTCGGGCAATCCGCGACGGCGGCGGTGCGGCCGTAGAGCATGTTCCCCGACGGCCCGGTCAGCCCCCACTTGCCGGTCTCCGAATGCACGCGCGCCGAGTACGGCACGAGCACGACGAGCAGCCCCAGCACCCCGGCACCGGCCCGGCGCCAGCCCGCCCAGTGCCGCCACGCTCCCCCGGCGACGACCAGGAAGACCACCAGCGGCAGGGCGAGGGAGATGCCGATCAGCCGGGTCAGCACGCCGAAGCCGAGCAGCAGTCCCGCGGCGCCGGCGCGCTTCCAGCCCGGCGTGCCCCGGCCGAGCAGCAGCCACAGCAGCCCGAGCAGCACCGCCTCGAAGAGGACCTCGGACATGATGTTCTGCTCGATCTGCAGCTGGTAGGCGTCGAGCAGCACCGGCACCGCGGCGAGCGCCGCGACCCACGGACGGCCGCCGAGCCGCAGCACCAGCGCGTAGAGGCCGATCGCGACCAGGATCCCGCCGGCGTGCTGGACCGCCGCGACCCACGCCAGGCCGCCGACCGCGAGCAGCGGCCGCAGCACGAGGTCGTAGCCGATCGGGTTCAGCTGGTCGGCGCGCAGGGCGTGCAGGTTGTCGATGTAGCGGAACGAATCGATGTACAGCAGCGCGGGTTTGTAGGCGAGCCAGGTCAGCACCCGCAGGACGATCGCCGGGACGAGGAGCAGGAGCAGCAGCCAATGGCGGCGCAGGAACGCCGTCACGGTGTCGCGTTCGGACGGTCGAGCCCGGAGAAGTACTTCCACGCCGTGGCCAGGCCGTCGACCAGCGAGACCGAGGGCCGGTAGCCGATCGTCGCCGCGCTGGCCGAGACGTCGACGACCACCGCGGGCATCTCCCCGGCCGGCGCCTCGACGTGCTCGACGGGCAGCTCGGCGCCGGTCACCTCGCGGACGGCCTCGACCATCTCCAGCACCGACACCGAACGCCCGGCCCCGACGATCGCGCGGCCGGTGTACCCGCTGTCGAAGGCCGAGAGGATCGCCCCGACGACGTCGTCGACGTGCACGAGGTCGCGGCGCTGGCGCCCGTCGCCGTAGACCTTCACACCGCCGCCGGTGCGCGCGGCGCGCATCATGCGCGGCACGAAACTGTCCTTGTGGGACATTCCCGGGCCGTAGACGTTGGTGAACCGCAAGGCACACGTCGTCATGCCGTACGCGCCGGCGTAGCCCGACAGCAGCATTTCGCACGCCGCCTTGGTGGCGCCGTACGGCGTCAGCGGCCGCAGCGGCAGGTCCGGGGTGATCGTCGCGGTGCCGACGTCGCCGATGACCGCATTGGTGGAAGCGAGCAGGAACTTCGGCACGTCCCGGCGGCGGGCGAGCTCGAGCAGTTCCTGGGTGACCAGTACGTTGTCGGCGAAGGTGTCCTCGGGCAGCTCGACCGACTTCAGCACCGACGTCAGCGCGGCGAGATGCACGATCCCGGCGGTCTCCGGGGTGACAGCCTCCTCGCGGACGGCGGCTTCGCGGAGGTCACCGGTCACCACGCGGACGCCGTCGGCGTCCTCGGGGAACGACACCCGGTCGACGACGGTGACCGGCACGCCCCGGTCGCGAAAGGCGCGCACGACGGCCCGGCCGATGAAGCCGCTGCCGCCGGTCACGACCACGGACGTCCGATCAGGACCGTGCGCACTCGCCATGGCGGTCAACCTACCTCCCGAACCTGTGCGCACGCCGTGGGCCCGCGTACGCAGAAGTGCGTATGGCCGCGCCCCCGGCCGGGTTGGTGTCCTTGAGCGGTCACACAGCAATGGGGAGGAAGACACACCATGAAGCGACTCTTCACCGTTTCGGCCCTGCTCCTGGCTTCGCTCGCGGGAGCTCTCACCGTGTCGGCCGCGCCCGCCCAGGCGGCGACGACCGATGTCGGCGTCATCCCGTCCAGCCGGTCGTGCCCGGTCGGTACCGAGGCGATCGTGATCCGGACGGACGACGAGGACTCGGGCAACGCCAACTCGCGGGGCGGGTTCATCGGCGCGGTCAGCAGCACGAGCAACACGGAGATGTTCTTCTGCCGGGTGAACGGCACCGCGTTCCGCGGCGTTACGCAGTCCGGCTCGTTCCGGCCCTACGCGGTGCTGAAGCTGGGCGCGAACTGCCCGAACGGCTCGCAGGAGTTCTCGCGCCGGTTCGACAACGAGGACGACAGCAACAACAACTCGTTCTCGGGCAACATCTTCCCGAACGTGAGCGACAGCAACACGCTGCTGCGGTTCTGCCTGTTCGCGCCGGGGGTGGCCACGACGACGGCGTTCCCGAACGTCGGCTTCGGCTACCTCGTGTTCTCCGGGGTCGACTCGTCGGGCTTCTTCCACACCGACGACGAGGACGACAGCAACAACAACTCCTACAGCGCGCCGGCCGGGATCAGCAGCATCGCGCAGTCGATGGTGAGCGCGGGTTCGAACACCACGCTGAACGTCCGGATCGCCCGGTAACAGCCGGTTCGTATCTCCCTCGGTTCGCCCGGGTCTTTTCCGACCGGGAGAACCGAGGGGGATGCGAGTGAGCAGTGAAGTGACGGCGCGGTGCCTGCACCGCGCCTTCGAAGTCGTGCGCGAGCTGAAGACGGCGGGGCCGGGCGAAGCACTGGCAGGACTGGGCCGGCTGGTCGGCTG is a genomic window of Amycolatopsis lexingtonensis containing:
- a CDS encoding GtrA family protein, which encodes MTTVTNGVRPRTTDKTRRRGWARLARAAATSVAATVLSQVVLLAVLATGGAAALAGTLAWAAGAVLNFLVTRRWVWGRTGRPRVRRELLPYLAVIGLGGLASIGLTTLAGSLLTPLALPHFWWIVLVDGAYVASYAVVFAVKFTLLDRLVFGRGAARTPATTSRS
- a CDS encoding helix-turn-helix domain-containing protein produces the protein MTTTVQAAARQRPVGELLREWRDRRRISQLDLAISADISTRHLSFVETGRSKPSRDMVLRLGEHLEVPLRERNRLLLAAGYAPAYTENALGDPGMDAVRQAVRQLLAGHEPYPAAVVDRNWDLVDANASIGLFVAGIAPELTTNVLRATLHPDGMAPHILNLGEWRAHLLGRLRRQVGQTADAGLADLLEELRGYPCDQPVPEVEVPGPGDIFVPLRFRHEGTDLTFFSTVATFGTPLDVTVAELVIESFYPADPATAAHLRERAASVG
- a CDS encoding aldo/keto reductase, yielding MAVPPSLALSDGVRIPQLLFGVAGLSAAETGRAVRIALDTGYRGIDTTPGTEAAVATALAAADVPRQELFVSFKVPAQGYDTARRAADQALAALQLEQADLCLLDGTKGAFTDTWRALSRLRAEGRVRALGVAGFGVAELRRLIDATGAVPAVNQVELHPWLQQLPLREFHAERGIVTAASSPAANAGLLADETVTALAAKYGKTPAQIVLRWHLQAGTVAVASSATTTRTREQFGIFDFELADDDLAVVAELDNGTRV
- a CDS encoding nuclear transport factor 2 family protein, translating into MSDVRGLVEQYLAVWNETDGDKRRALIADVFTEGARYTDPLGAVAGHDGIDQFVGGAQQQFAGLTFSLPADPDAHHDLARFQWYLGTPGAEPVAIGFDVVELEDGKIAKVHGFLDKLPG
- a CDS encoding NAD-dependent epimerase/dehydratase family protein, which produces MASAHGPDRTSVVVTGGSGFIGRAVVRAFRDRGVPVTVVDRVSFPEDADGVRVVTGDLREAAVREEAVTPETAGIVHLAALTSVLKSVELPEDTFADNVLVTQELLELARRRDVPKFLLASTNAVIGDVGTATITPDLPLRPLTPYGATKAACEMLLSGYAGAYGMTTCALRFTNVYGPGMSHKDSFVPRMMRAARTGGGVKVYGDGRQRRDLVHVDDVVGAILSAFDSGYTGRAIVGAGRSVSVLEMVEAVREVTGAELPVEHVEAPAGEMPAVVVDVSASAATIGYRPSVSLVDGLATAWKYFSGLDRPNATP
- a CDS encoding NAD-dependent epimerase/dehydratase family protein, which codes for MRVLVLGGDGYLGWPTALHLSDKGHEVAVLDNFVRRGYDAELGVESLVPIESLKDRIAAWHEVSGRALTSYEGDLLDADFLFGAVREFAPDAIVHYAEQRSAPYSMIDREHAVYTQHNNVVGTLNLLYAIAEIDPAIHLVKLGTMGEYGTPNIDIEEGWLDLEHNGRKDRVLFPKRPGSFYHLTKVHDSHNIEFTCRAWGLRATDLNQGVVYGQQTPQTALDARLATRFDYDAVFGTVLNRFVIQAVLGQPLTVYGKGAQTRGLIDIRDTVECIRLAVENPAAAGEFRVFNQMTESLSVAAIAELVADRFPGPVQIEHLENPRTEALEHYYNVKHTGLVGLGLEPHLLSETLIESMFDIVGANKHRVNPEKLRPTVRWRGALKG
- a CDS encoding glycosyltransferase family 2 protein, producing the protein MTAFLRRHWLLLLLLVPAIVLRVLTWLAYKPALLYIDSFRYIDNLHALRADQLNPIGYDLVLRPLLAVGGLAWVAAVQHAGGILVAIGLYALVLRLGGRPWVAALAAVPVLLDAYQLQIEQNIMSEVLFEAVLLGLLWLLLGRGTPGWKRAGAAGLLLGFGVLTRLIGISLALPLVVFLVVAGGAWRHWAGWRRAGAGVLGLLVVLVPYSARVHSETGKWGLTGPSGNMLYGRTAAVADCPNLHLSPELRVFCPAEPRETRLVDNYTHADLDPNWPGALPPGADKAALAHEFAIDVLKEQPGDVAAAVLDDFAKSFAWSREQDPTDVPLDRWQFQLSYPQWADQSLIDLVTRQNDGVVASVDQPLAKILRDYQLGGGYVSGGVLGIGALLGLLTVFRRKKPLDRAQAGALLAASSGLVLLFASAVFLFSWRYQIPALVLFPVAGALGFTTLTSASRKRLAAFPDDVDSGALAGFRDRHPELKLAPLTVVIAAYNEAGGVGEVLEKMPDRCLGMPVDVLVVVDGGTDDTAAIAEAHGAYVCVAPRNRGQGAALRLGYHLAAECGAEYVVTTDADGQYDNSELEALVSPVVEGTADFVTGSRRLGHEEADSRVRWLGVRVFAVLASVLTARRITDTSFGFRAMRAELACVVPLNEPQYQSSELMLGVTARGARVLELPMSMRLRKAGKSKKGGSLVYGANYARVMTGTWWRGYVLRRGRTRAGRAG